Sequence from the Ancalomicrobiaceae bacterium S20 genome:
GGACGGCAAGGAAATAGAGCCCGAAGAAGAACGAAGTCGCGATGCCGGCGAGGTCGCCGGCGAGCCGTTCCGGCGCGAAGCCGAGACTGGTGCCGACCAGGAGCGCGCCGCCGGCGACGCAGAGGCCGAGACCGGCGACCATCGTGCGCGTGACACGCTCGCCGATGAAGAGCCCTGAAAACAGCGCGACCCAGACCGGGGCCATGGTCGCGAGCAGCGTCGCGTTGGCCATCGTGGTCCAGAGCACCGCGAGGTGCCAGAAGAACAGGTCGCCCGCGAACAGGAGCCCGGCGATGAGGATCGGCCGGGTCCAGCCCGGATCGGCCGTCGCGCCTTCGCGACCGGCTTCCGCGCGTGCCCAGGCCCACAGGATCGGCAGCGCCAGAAACACGCGGTAGAAGGCGCTGGTGAACGGGCCGACCTCGGCCAGCCGCACGAAGGCCGGGCTGATGCCCATGGCGAAGGCGGCCGCGACCAGAGCCGTGAAGGCGATGGCCGGGGCGACGCGGACCGCGCCGACGCCGCCGGCGTCGGCATGGCCCGGGGACATGGGGCTAGGGGAGGCGGGTTGAACCATGCGCGTCCTTTACGGGCGCGCCCGGCATTCGTCCAGCGCGGCCGGCGCCGGGCCGATCCCCGGAAATGACGCGCCCACCCGGCGCTCCGACGGCCGTCGTGCGGATCGGCTTGCCGGCCGGGCATGAAAATCGCGATCGTCCCTGGATTTGCCCTGAAGCCGGTCGATATGGTGGCGCCTGCACGCCCACGCTTTCGAACCGGACCCATGCTCGACCTGCCGCCTGCCGACCCCTCGCATGATGCCTATGAGATCATTCCCGGCGACCCCGGTCTCGGTGTGGTCATCGTCGCCGACCACGCCTCGAACCGGATCCCGCCCGAGTATGCGGATCTCGGCCTGCCGCGCCGCGAGCTGGAACGGCATATCGGCTACGACATCGGCGTCGCGATGGTCGTGCGCGAGCTGGCACGGCGCATGGGCGTGCCGGCGGTGCTCTCGACCTTCTCGCGGCTGCTGATCGATCCCAATCGCGGGGCGGACGATCCGACCCTGGTGATGCGGCTCTCCGACGGCGCGATCGTGCCGGGCAATGCCCGGATC
This genomic interval carries:
- a CDS encoding DMT family transporter; its protein translation is MVQPASPSPMSPGHADAGGVGAVRVAPAIAFTALVAAAFAMGISPAFVRLAEVGPFTSAFYRVFLALPILWAWARAEAGREGATADPGWTRPILIAGLLFAGDLFFWHLAVLWTTMANATLLATMAPVWVALFSGLFIGERVTRTMVAGLGLCVAGGALLVGTSLGFAPERLAGDLAGIATSFFFGLYFLAVRTARRTAAPGVILFRSSVVTAVVLALVAGLLENRWLPLGLSGVAACIAMSWISHAGGQGLLAFALGHLSAAFSSLVIFLEALFAALFGWLLFHEALTPLQLGGAAAILVGIWVARPRAG